A window of Acidobacteriota bacterium contains these coding sequences:
- a CDS encoding two pore domain potassium channel family protein, translating to MKPIHQHLREFWWQDRSMVVLLVGLVVVIFIIYPMGGLGHTYAWLLQGCISVILIAGVVAVARTRVTAWLVAGVAVAGLASRWLVFLRPSPERVLTDAVLFALVLGVLAAVVLVQVFRAGPITAGRIVGAVVFYLLLGLMWANVYTIVVLVRSGAFQFPEAPRSANELVAQLIYFSFVTLTTTGYGDVLPLHPLARTLANLEALVGQLYPAILIARLVSLELMRRPPDQ from the coding sequence ATGAAACCGATCCATCAGCACTTGCGGGAATTCTGGTGGCAGGACCGCAGCATGGTCGTCCTGCTGGTGGGGCTGGTGGTGGTGATCTTCATCATCTACCCCATGGGCGGACTGGGCCACACCTACGCCTGGCTACTCCAGGGGTGCATCTCCGTCATCCTCATCGCCGGCGTGGTGGCGGTGGCCCGGACGCGGGTTACCGCGTGGCTGGTCGCGGGAGTCGCCGTGGCCGGGCTGGCGTCCCGCTGGCTGGTCTTCCTGCGGCCCAGTCCGGAGCGGGTGTTGACGGACGCCGTGCTCTTCGCGCTGGTCCTCGGGGTGCTCGCGGCCGTGGTGCTGGTCCAGGTGTTCCGGGCCGGGCCCATCACCGCGGGCCGCATCGTGGGCGCGGTGGTGTTTTACCTGTTGCTGGGGCTGATGTGGGCCAATGTCTACACGATCGTCGTCCTGGTCCGGTCCGGCGCGTTCCAGTTTCCCGAAGCGCCCCGGTCCGCCAACGAGCTGGTGGCCCAGCTCATCTACTTCAGCTTCGTCACCCTGACGACGACGGGCTACGGGGACGTTCTCCCGCTCCACCCCCTGGCCCGCACGCTGGCGAACCTGGAGGCGCTGGTGGGCCAGCTCTACCCGGCGATCCTCATCGCCCGACTGGTGTCACTGGAGCTCATGCGCCGTCCGCCCGACCAATGA
- a CDS encoding efflux transporter outer membrane subunit, with amino-acid sequence MKTVQLAALAGLVLLCACAVGPKYVRPDIEVPPDFRGEGVAAAPGALTAGDMDWWEVYREPVLQDLIRAALERNHDVRLAAERVLAAEAQLGITRADRFPGVGGVGEYQVGRTSREGYVTTPGYPYVQRNHTLALSAFFEVDLWGRLRRATEAARAELLATEAARRTVTLTLVGGVAAGYFGLRELDLELDIAERTLASRQKSLDLVRARQTGGVSSMLEVDQAQGLVSAAAAAIPDIKRRIAQQENCLSLLLGRNPGDIPRGRALTEHVLGAAVPAGLPSSLLERRPDIGQAEQQLIAANARIGVAKAAYFPQITLTGAAGTMSKDFNNLFSGPSWTWNFLPQVSVPIFTAGKIKSGVRVSESLQRQALIQYERTIQNAFREVADAMVAYRRQLEYVAELQQLTDTLDDQARLSRLRYTGGVTSYLEVLDSERQFFDAEINLARAQLAGLVALVDLYKALGGGWRKPPPAAQP; translated from the coding sequence ATGAAAACGGTTCAGCTTGCTGCGTTGGCCGGCCTCGTGCTGCTGTGCGCCTGCGCGGTGGGGCCCAAGTACGTCCGGCCCGACATCGAGGTGCCCCCCGATTTCCGGGGCGAGGGCGTTGCGGCCGCCCCCGGCGCCCTGACCGCCGGCGACATGGACTGGTGGGAAGTGTACCGGGAGCCGGTGCTGCAGGACCTGATCCGCGCGGCGCTGGAGCGGAACCACGATGTCCGCCTCGCCGCCGAGCGGGTGCTGGCGGCGGAGGCGCAGCTCGGCATCACGCGCGCCGACCGGTTCCCCGGCGTCGGCGGGGTGGGCGAATACCAGGTGGGCCGGACGTCCCGCGAGGGATACGTCACCACGCCGGGTTACCCGTATGTGCAGCGCAACCACACCCTGGCGCTGAGCGCCTTCTTCGAGGTGGATCTGTGGGGTCGGCTGCGCCGCGCCACCGAAGCGGCGCGGGCCGAACTGCTGGCCACCGAGGCGGCCCGCCGGACGGTGACGCTGACGCTGGTGGGCGGCGTCGCGGCCGGCTACTTCGGGTTGCGCGAGCTGGACCTGGAACTGGACATTGCGGAACGCACCCTGGCGTCCCGCCAGAAATCGCTGGACCTGGTCCGGGCCCGGCAGACCGGCGGTGTGAGCAGCATGCTGGAGGTGGACCAGGCCCAGGGGCTGGTGTCGGCCGCCGCCGCCGCCATCCCGGACATCAAGCGCCGCATCGCCCAGCAGGAGAACTGCCTCAGCCTGCTGCTGGGGCGCAACCCGGGGGACATCCCGCGCGGCCGCGCGTTGACGGAGCACGTGCTGGGCGCGGCCGTGCCGGCGGGGCTCCCCTCGTCGCTCCTCGAGCGGCGGCCCGACATCGGCCAGGCCGAGCAGCAGCTCATCGCCGCCAACGCCCGCATCGGGGTGGCCAAGGCGGCCTACTTCCCCCAGATCACCCTGACCGGCGCGGCCGGGACGATGAGCAAGGACTTCAACAACCTGTTCTCCGGCCCGAGCTGGACGTGGAACTTCCTGCCGCAGGTGTCGGTGCCCATTTTCACCGCAGGCAAGATCAAATCCGGCGTGCGGGTCAGCGAATCGCTGCAGCGGCAGGCGCTCATCCAGTACGAGCGGACCATCCAGAACGCCTTCCGCGAAGTGGCCGACGCCATGGTGGCGTACCGCCGCCAGCTGGAGTACGTGGCTGAACTGCAGCAGCTCACCGACACGCTGGACGACCAGGCGCGGCTGTCCCGCCTGCGCTACACCGGCGGCGTGACCAGCTACCTGGAAGTGCTGGATTCCGAGCGCCAGTTCTTTGACGCGGAGATCAACCTGGCCCGGGCGCAGCTGGCCGGACTCGTGGCGCTGGTGGACCTCTACAAGGCGCTCGGCGGCGGCTGGCGGAAACCGCCGCCCGCCGCTCAACCATGA